GGGCGCGAAATCGACATAGGCCTCGTCGAGAACGACTACGCCCGGAACGGCTCGGCAGATGGCCTCAATCTCGGGCCGGGGATAGGCCAGACCGGTTGGCGCGTTAGGCACGGTGACAAACATTAGGGAGACAGACCTAAGCCCCATGACTTCGATGGGAGGAAGGCGGAACTCGTTAGTGAGTGGGATCGCGCGCGCGGGCGTGTCCGCGATAGCGGCGAGCACAGGATAGAGCGAATAGGAAGGGTCGAACCACGCGATCTCGCCCTGCGGCTCCACAAAGGCGCGAGTGCACAGCGCAAGAATTTCATCGGAGCCATTTCCCGCAAAGACATTTTCCGGCGCACAGCCGTGAAGGTGGGCGATTTCGGCGCGCAGGTCGGCGGCGAGGGGGTCCGGATACAGACGAAGGCCTTCCGCGGCAATCTGGCGGAGCGCCTCGGCGACGCGGGGGGATGGCGGGTATGGGTTTTCGTTCGTGTTGAGTTTGATAAGGCCGGGCACCCGCGGCTGCTCGCCCGGCGTGTAGGGCTGCAACTTTGAAACCGAGGCGCGTATTCCCATAGAGCGCTTTTCCCAACGATCCGGTTTCTCGGCGGACCGTTACTTCTGAAACCGCACCTTGGCGGACCACCCGTGGGCGGGAAGCCGCTCAACACGGGAGAACTGTTCGATGTGCGGGAGAACGTCCTGCAGGTCGGCGCGGGTGAAGGATACGAAGCTCGTGCGCCGTCGGAAAGATTCGACGGAGAGGCCGGAGAATAGCGCGGCGGTTCCACCTGTCGGCAGGACATGGCTGGGACCAGCTAGAAAATCGCCCGCGCATTCAGGGGTCCATGGACCGATAAAAACGGCGCCTGCACGACGAATCTTTTTGAGCCACATCCGCGGCTCGCGGCAGATGATTTCGAGGTGTTCGGGCGCGAATTGGTTGATGATGTCCATGCCGATGTCGAGGTTGTCGGTAATAACCACCATGGTGCCCTCGTTGAGCACCTTGTAGAC
This portion of the Kiritimatiellia bacterium genome encodes:
- the hisC gene encoding histidinol-phosphate transaminase — protein: MGIRASVSKLQPYTPGEQPRVPGLIKLNTNENPYPPSPRVAEALRQIAAEGLRLYPDPLAADLRAEIAHLHGCAPENVFAGNGSDEILALCTRAFVEPQGEIAWFDPSYSLYPVLAAIADTPARAIPLTNEFRLPPIEVMGLRSVSLMFVTVPNAPTGLAYPRPEIEAICRAVPGVVVLDEAYVDFAPESFADLALRLPNVLVTRSFSKSYSLAGLRLGYAIGPRPLIEALFKIKDSYNIDAIAQRLGIEAVRDQAWMRANADRIIATRGRVADALAALGWKVLPSAANFLFARPPGGDAAGIFAKLRARNILVRHFPGPRTGEYLRITIGTDEQMDALLAALRA